Proteins from one Doryrhamphus excisus isolate RoL2022-K1 chromosome 19, RoL_Dexc_1.0, whole genome shotgun sequence genomic window:
- the LOC131107186 gene encoding mitogen-activated protein kinase-binding protein 1-like isoform X3, translated as MPVDGFTFKSRIRNLLRSPSARKTKRDNINNKVTLEKVLGITTLGNSGLACDPKTGLVAYTAGCVLVLLNPRKNRQHHIINTSGKTITALSFSLDGKHLVTGESGHLPAVRVWDVAERQQVAELQKHKYGVSCVAFSPDCKYVVSVGNQHDMMVNVWAWKKDVVVAANMVSSKVTGVSFSEDSSYFVTVGNRHVKFWYLDHCKATQASTPVPLLGRSGLLGQLRNNNFCHVVCGRGQKRDATFCITSSGLLCEFNGRRMLDKWVDLRTSMAQSLSLSEDRIFCACADGTVRAFSPFDLRFVCTLPRPHPLGVDMASITKASHLLCTKTDARYPDAIAVTYDPVNLWLSCMYDDHSLYVWDVRDLNSVGKVHSSLFHAACVWDLEMFPDVPGETAAGLSPAAFLSCSSDNTIRLWHVEDRTHGHPRNILSKVRHPPLPTFHPPRQRGSADFAFMQDLLKIIYTGATTSALRDPESTTNVSPDKAAESRTGIRTICVSPDGKHLASGDRNGMLRVHNLGSMEEILQVQAHDAEILCLEYSKPESGLQLLATASRDRLIHVLDAAADYSLVQTLDEHSSSITAVRFAANDGKVRLISCGADKSIYFRTAHMSNRGAEFRRSHHTVRKSTLYDMGVHPTSKYAAVGCQDRCIRIFNISSGKQRKLYKGSLREDGSLLRIQIDPSGQYVAASCSNKNISIFDFYSGECVATMIGHSEIVTGMRFTNDCKHLISVSGDSCILVWRLASEMTISMRQRLCQLRQDANPHRSAPLRREAYSAPAMVSLSSDGHNHKSNRQEENSTMNTFSDSSHGEEDSGGSDAGPDWEATKPAVVSTPSSSRRPRRRWSRRMGSLELMVKSMLDLRQLETFAPSKHADPHAGGADRHSTSCLQEPTHLEERAKHRHRQCRDWTKMDGTDENEGETDLRDIMVRDPPCEKVFGKSQDSYSPDSACSLGYESRGSSPDGALDDSADAASLSLDSSDDDEEMEDGGVEDLEAEKVDTTSVDEALKAVTSQHHSREDFLKQNFETLENGCRATETSRVPRLSMSSRFLARGPQNSGGTPFAKVQKTPGSPSSKPPVSKVRPLMEEVVSRNPEDETPAPPSTSHGPNRGATAVSAPVPRLQKKTTSASHLWRLSTPPSKPVPLPDGTTSLQKSQSVQNLTLASPRSPLPSSDRLETCRRPQHLFLDRDAPKPSYLSSPSPGSPQSPRSPHSYMNPTASSLAKSSRSSSLGEGLHAAPLGVSSFPSRTRRSLSGHPETESPAPACLQPTATVLPTRVPLSPRRSLCLDVKAGTRTSCPCDVTSSTGCTQGFFNLSSHSEADEKSLSVAGSTQDAALGREERPLAVEHLSAPPSDGHPGVPFVPTLSLATPPLFLRRHSLAPRRPPLAARPVCQSACVAPVSPPCVAPPSCWQCHGGESITLETCRQAVDDLHSSLRRTITLYTAVLQRHPRAAGEGRQEMEKILSEALVSVKTELDPLPRSTAGSEVKGEALALLEQYAELLLQSVERKLDGKV; from the exons ATGCCTGTCGATGGATTTACCTTCAAGAGTCGCATTAGGAACCTGCTGAGGTCTCCTTCAGCCAGGAAGACCAAGAGagacaacatcaacaacaag GTAACATTGGAGAAGGTTTTGGGTATCACCACTTTGGGCAACAGTGGTCTGGCCTGCGACCCCAAAACTGGACTAGTGGCTTATACTGCAGG GTGTGTGCTTGTTTTGCTGAACCCCAGAAAGAACAGGCAGCATCACATTATCAACACGTCAGG AAAGACCATCACAGCTCTGTCCTTCTCCCTGGATGGCAAACACCTGGTCACAGGAGAG AGCGGCCACCTTCCCGCCGTCAGAGTTTGGGACGTGGCGGAGCGACAGCAGGTGGCGGAGCTCCAGAAGCACAAATATGGCGTCTCCTGCGTGGCTTTCTCACCTGACTGCAAGTACGTCGTCAGCGTGGGCAATCAGCACGACATGATGGTCAACGTGTGGGCCTGGAAA AAGGATGTGGTGGTCGCCGCCAACATGGTGTCCAGCAAGGTGACTGGGGTGTCTTTCTCCGAGGACAGCTCCTACTTTGTCACCGTGGGCAACCGGCACGTCAAGTTCTGGTATCTGGACCACTGCAAGGCCACCCAG GCCAGCACCCCCGTCCCCCTGTTGGGCCGCTCTGGGCTGCTGGGCCAGTTGAGGAATAACAATTTCTGCCACGTGGTGTGTGGGCGGGGCCAGAAACGGGACGCCACCTTCTGCATCACGTCCTCCGGCCTGCTGTGCGAGTTCAACGgcaggaggatgctggacaaGTGGGTGGACCTGCGG ACAAGCATGGCACAATCGCTGTCTTTGTCCGAGGACAGGATCTTTTGCGCCTGTGCCGATGGAACAGTTCGAGCCTTCAGTCCGTTTGACCTGCGCTTTGTCTGCACGCTGCCccggccacacccccttggtgTGGACATGGCGTCCATCACTAAGGCTAG TCACTTACTTTGCACCAAGACGGACGCACGCTACCCAGACGCCATCGCGGTCACCTACGACCCCGTCAACCTCTGGCTGAGCTGCATGTACGATGACCACAGCTTGTACGTCTGGGACGTGAGAGACCTGAACAGCGTAGGGAAGGTCCACTCCTCCCTCTTCCATGCTGCGTGTGTCTGGGACCTGGAG ATGTTCCCAGATGTTCCTGGAGAAACGGCAGCCGGATTGTCTCCTGCTGCGTTCCTCAGCTGTTCGTCGGATAACACCATCAGACTTTGGCACGTAGAAGACCGCACGCACGGTCATCCTCGCAACATCCTGAGCAAGGTGAGACACCCGCCACTTCCCACCTTCCACCCCCCACGGCAGCGTGGAAGTGCTGACTTTGCTTTTATGCAGGATCTCCTGAAGATCATCTACACCGGCGCCACCACCAGCGCCTTGCGTGACCCTGAAAGTACGACCAACGTGAGTCCGGATAAAGCGGCGGAAAGCCGGACAGGCATCAGGACCATCTGTGTCAGCCCCGATGGCAAACACCTGGCGTCTGGAGACAGAAACGGGATGCTGAG AGTTCACAACCTCGGCAGCATGGAGGAGATTCTTCAAGTCCAAGCCCATGATGCTGAAATCCTGTGCCTGGAGTACAGCAAACCAGAAAGCG GTCTGCAGCTGCTGGCCACGGCGAGCAGGGACCGCCTGATCCACGTCCTGGATGCCGCCGCCGACTACAGTCTGGTTCAAACGCTGGACGAGCACTCCTCGTCCATAACCGCCGTTCGCTTTGCCG CCAATGACGGCAAGGTGAGATTGATCAGCTGCGGGGCGGATAAAAGCATCTATTTTCGCACTGCCCATATG AGCAACAGAGGAGCAGAGTTCCGGCGTTCCCACCACACGGTGAGGAAAAGCACGCTGTACGACATGGGCGTCCACCCCACCTCCAAGTACGCTGCTGTCGGCTGCCAGGACCGCTGCATCAG GATTTTCAACATCAGTAGCGGCAAGCAGAGGAAGCTTTATAAAGGATCCCTCCGTGAGGATGGCAGCCTGCTCAGG ATTCAGATCGATCCATCGGGTCAGTATGTGGCCGCCAGCTGCTCCAATAAGAACATCAGCATCTTTGACTTCTACAGTGGCGAATGTGTGGCTACCATGATTGGACATTCCG AGATCGTCACCGGAATGAGGTTCACCAACGACTGCAAGCATTTGATCAGCGTGTCGGGGGACAG CTGCATCCTGGTGTGGCGTCTGGCCTCAGAGATGACCATCAGCATGAGACAGAGGCTCTGTCAGCTCAGGCAGGACGCAAACCCTCACAGGAGCGCCCCCCTCAG GCGAGAGGCCTACAGCGCTCCCGCTATGGTCAGCCTCTCCTCGGACGGTCACAACCACAAGTCCAACCGCCAGGAAGAGAACTCGACCATGAACACGTTCTCCGACAGCAGCCATGGCGAAGAAGACTCAG GCGGCTCCGATGCAGGACCTGACTGGGAAGCAACCAAA CCGGCGGTGGTGAGCACACCCAGCAGCAGTCGTCGTCCTCGCAGGCGCTGGTCCCGCCGCATGGGCTCCCTGGAGTTGATGGTGAAGTCCATGCTGGACCTGAGGCAGCTGGAGACCTTTGCCCCCAGCAAACACGCCGACCCCCACGCTGGCGGCGCAGACCGACACAGCACATCCTGCCTCCAGGAACCCACG CACCTCGAGGAGCGGGCCAAGCATCGGCACAGGCAATGTCGTGATTGGACCAAAATGGACGGCACAGATGAGAACGAGGGGGAGACGGATCTACGAGACAT CATGGTGAGGGATCCACCCTGCGAGAAGGTCTTTGGCAAGAGCCAGGACAGCTACAGCCCAGACAGCGCCTGCTCGCTGGGCTACGAGAGCAGAGGGTCCAGTCCTGACGGAGCCCTTGATG ACTCTGCCGACGCAGCGTCACTCAGTCTGGACAGCTCGGATGACGATGAGGAGATGGAGGACGGCGGCGTTGAAGACCTGGAGGCAGAGAAGGTTGACACCACCAGCGTGGATGAAGCTCTTAAAGCGGTGACCTCCCAGCACCACAGCCGAGAAGACTTCCTCAAGCAGAACTTTGAGACGCTGGAAAATGGCTGTAGAGCAA CTGAGACCAGCAGAGTCCCAAGACTCAGCATGTCCTCACGCTTCCTGGCCAGAGGTCCCCAGAACAG tGGAGGTACCCCGTTTGCTAAAGTGCAAAAGACCCCCGGCAGCCCCTCTTCCAAGCCCCCTGTGTCGAAAGTAAGACCCTTGATGGAAGAAGTTGTGAGCAGAAACCCGGAGGATGAGACCCCCGCACCCCCCAGCACCAGCCATGGTccaaa CAGGGGGGCCACCGCCGTCTCTGCTCCCGTCCCGAGACTGCAGAAGAAGACAACATCCGCGTCCCACCTTTGGAGGCTCTCCACACCGCCGTCCAAACCCGTACCGCTTCCGGACGGAACCACGAGTCTGCAGAAGTCTCAGTCCGTCCAGAACCTGACCTTAGCCT CTCCACGCTCTCCACTGCCCTCTAGCGACCGGCTGGAGACGTGCAGGAGACCCCAGCATCTTTTTCTGGACCGTGACGCTCCCAAGCCCTCCTACTTGTCCTCGCCTTCCCCGGGGTCGCCGCAGTCTCCCCGCTCCCCTCACTCCTACATGAACCCCACGGCCAGCTCCTTGGCCAAGAGCAGCCGCTCCTCCTCGCTGGGTGAAGGCCTCCACGCCGCCCCTCTCGGCGTCTCCTCCTTTCCCTCCAGGACCAGGAGGTCATTGTCGGGGCATCCTGAGACGGAGTCGCCTGCACCGGCCTGCCTTCAGCCCACCGCCACCGTTCTGCCAACTCGTGTCCCTCTCAGCCCGCGACGCAGCCTCTGCTTGGACGTGAAGGCCGGCACAAGGACTTCCTGTCcatgtgatgtcacttcctctaCAGGATGCACGCAAG GTTTCTTTAATCTGTCCTCTCATTCAGAAGCTGATGAGAAGAGCCTGTCTGTGGCCGGGAG TACACAGGATGCGGCCCTTGGACGTGAAGAGCGCCCTCTGGCGGTGGAACATCTCAGTGCACCTCCCTCTGACGGCCATCCAGGTGTCCCGTTTGTTCCTACGCTGTCGCTCGCTACCCCTCCTCTTTTTCTTCGTCGTCATTCTCTCGCTCCACGCCGGCCGCCGCTGGCCGCCCGGCCCGTGTGTCAGTCTGCGTGTGTGGCGCCCGTGTCTCCTCCGTGTGTGGCGCCGCCCTCCTGCTGGCAGTGCCACGGCG gtgagTCCATCACCTTGGAAACGTGCAGGCAAGCTGTTGATGACCTTCACAGCAGTTTGAGAAGAACCATCACGCTCTACACGGCG GTGCTCCAGCGCCATCCACGGGCCGCAGGTGAAGGTCGCCAGGAGATGGAGAAGATCTTATCCGAAGCGCTGGTGTCCGTCAAAACCGAGCTGGACCCGCTGCCTCGTTCCACGGCGGGGTCAGAGGTGAAAGGAGAAGCCCTGGCCCTGCTGGAGCAGTACGCCGAGCTGCTGCTTCAGTCGGTGGAGAGGAAGCTGGATGGCAAGGTGTGA
- the LOC131107186 gene encoding mitogen-activated protein kinase-binding protein 1-like isoform X7: MPVDGFTFKSRIRNLLRSPSARKTKRDNINNKVTLEKVLGITTLGNSGLACDPKTGLVAYTAGCVLVLLNPRKNRQHHIINTSGKTITALSFSLDGKHLVTGESGHLPAVRVWDVAERQQVAELQKHKYGVSCVAFSPDCKYVVSVGNQHDMMVNVWAWKKDVVVAANMVSSKVTGVSFSEDSSYFVTVGNRHVKFWYLDHCKATQASTPVPLLGRSGLLGQLRNNNFCHVVCGRGQKRDATFCITSSGLLCEFNGRRMLDKWVDLRTSMAQSLSLSEDRIFCACADGTVRAFSPFDLRFVCTLPRPHPLGVDMASITKASHLLCTKTDARYPDAIAVTYDPVNLWLSCMYDDHSLYVWDVRDLNSVGKVHSSLFHAACVWDLEMFPDVPGETAAGLSPAAFLSCSSDNTIRLWHVEDRTHGHPRNILSKVRHPPLPTFHPPRQRGSADFAFMQDLLKIIYTGATTSALRDPESTTNVSPDKAAESRTGIRTICVSPDGKHLASGDRNGMLRVHNLGSMEEILQVQAHDAEILCLEYSKPESGLQLLATASRDRLIHVLDAAADYSLVQTLDEHSSSITAVRFAANDGKVRLISCGADKSIYFRTAHMSNRGAEFRRSHHTVRKSTLYDMGVHPTSKYAAVGCQDRCIRIFNISSGKQRKLYKGSLREDGSLLRIQIDPSGQYVAASCSNKNISIFDFYSGECVATMIGHSEIVTGMRFTNDCKHLISVSGDSCILVWRLASEMTISMRQRLCQLRQDANPHRSAPLRREAYSAPAMVSLSSDGHNHKSNRQEENSTMNTFSDSSHGEEDSGGSDAGPDWEATKPAVVSTPSSSRRPRRRWSRRMGSLELMVKSMLDLRQLETFAPSKHADPHAGGADRHSTSCLQEPTQHLEERAKHRHRQCRDWTKMDGTDENEGETDLRDIMVRDPPCEKVFGKSQDSYSPDSACSLGYESRGSSPDGALDDSADAASLSLDSSDDDEEMEDGGVEDLEAEKVDTTSVDEALKAVTSQHHSREDFLKQNFETLENGCRATETSRVPRLSMSSRFLARGPQNSGGTPFAKVQKTPGSPSSKPPVSKVRPLMEEVVSRNPEDETPAPPSTSHGPNRGATAVSAPVPRLQKKTTSASHLWRLSTPPSKPVPLPDGTTSLQKSQSVQNLTLASPRSPLPSSDRLETCRRPQHLFLDRDAPKPSYLSSPSPGSPQSPRSPHSYMNPTASSLAKSSRSSSLGEGLHAAPLGVSSFPSRTRRSLSGHPETESPAPACLQPTATVLPTRVPLSPRRSLCLDVKAGTRTSCPCDVTSSTGCTQGFFNLSSHSEADEKSLSVAGSTQDAALGREERPLAVEHLSAPPSDGHPGVPFVPTLSLATPPLFLRRHSLAPRRPPLAARPVCQSACVAPVSPPCVAPPSCWQCHGGESITLETCRQAVDDLHSSLRRTITLYTAVSAPAPSTGRR, from the exons ATGCCTGTCGATGGATTTACCTTCAAGAGTCGCATTAGGAACCTGCTGAGGTCTCCTTCAGCCAGGAAGACCAAGAGagacaacatcaacaacaag GTAACATTGGAGAAGGTTTTGGGTATCACCACTTTGGGCAACAGTGGTCTGGCCTGCGACCCCAAAACTGGACTAGTGGCTTATACTGCAGG GTGTGTGCTTGTTTTGCTGAACCCCAGAAAGAACAGGCAGCATCACATTATCAACACGTCAGG AAAGACCATCACAGCTCTGTCCTTCTCCCTGGATGGCAAACACCTGGTCACAGGAGAG AGCGGCCACCTTCCCGCCGTCAGAGTTTGGGACGTGGCGGAGCGACAGCAGGTGGCGGAGCTCCAGAAGCACAAATATGGCGTCTCCTGCGTGGCTTTCTCACCTGACTGCAAGTACGTCGTCAGCGTGGGCAATCAGCACGACATGATGGTCAACGTGTGGGCCTGGAAA AAGGATGTGGTGGTCGCCGCCAACATGGTGTCCAGCAAGGTGACTGGGGTGTCTTTCTCCGAGGACAGCTCCTACTTTGTCACCGTGGGCAACCGGCACGTCAAGTTCTGGTATCTGGACCACTGCAAGGCCACCCAG GCCAGCACCCCCGTCCCCCTGTTGGGCCGCTCTGGGCTGCTGGGCCAGTTGAGGAATAACAATTTCTGCCACGTGGTGTGTGGGCGGGGCCAGAAACGGGACGCCACCTTCTGCATCACGTCCTCCGGCCTGCTGTGCGAGTTCAACGgcaggaggatgctggacaaGTGGGTGGACCTGCGG ACAAGCATGGCACAATCGCTGTCTTTGTCCGAGGACAGGATCTTTTGCGCCTGTGCCGATGGAACAGTTCGAGCCTTCAGTCCGTTTGACCTGCGCTTTGTCTGCACGCTGCCccggccacacccccttggtgTGGACATGGCGTCCATCACTAAGGCTAG TCACTTACTTTGCACCAAGACGGACGCACGCTACCCAGACGCCATCGCGGTCACCTACGACCCCGTCAACCTCTGGCTGAGCTGCATGTACGATGACCACAGCTTGTACGTCTGGGACGTGAGAGACCTGAACAGCGTAGGGAAGGTCCACTCCTCCCTCTTCCATGCTGCGTGTGTCTGGGACCTGGAG ATGTTCCCAGATGTTCCTGGAGAAACGGCAGCCGGATTGTCTCCTGCTGCGTTCCTCAGCTGTTCGTCGGATAACACCATCAGACTTTGGCACGTAGAAGACCGCACGCACGGTCATCCTCGCAACATCCTGAGCAAGGTGAGACACCCGCCACTTCCCACCTTCCACCCCCCACGGCAGCGTGGAAGTGCTGACTTTGCTTTTATGCAGGATCTCCTGAAGATCATCTACACCGGCGCCACCACCAGCGCCTTGCGTGACCCTGAAAGTACGACCAACGTGAGTCCGGATAAAGCGGCGGAAAGCCGGACAGGCATCAGGACCATCTGTGTCAGCCCCGATGGCAAACACCTGGCGTCTGGAGACAGAAACGGGATGCTGAG AGTTCACAACCTCGGCAGCATGGAGGAGATTCTTCAAGTCCAAGCCCATGATGCTGAAATCCTGTGCCTGGAGTACAGCAAACCAGAAAGCG GTCTGCAGCTGCTGGCCACGGCGAGCAGGGACCGCCTGATCCACGTCCTGGATGCCGCCGCCGACTACAGTCTGGTTCAAACGCTGGACGAGCACTCCTCGTCCATAACCGCCGTTCGCTTTGCCG CCAATGACGGCAAGGTGAGATTGATCAGCTGCGGGGCGGATAAAAGCATCTATTTTCGCACTGCCCATATG AGCAACAGAGGAGCAGAGTTCCGGCGTTCCCACCACACGGTGAGGAAAAGCACGCTGTACGACATGGGCGTCCACCCCACCTCCAAGTACGCTGCTGTCGGCTGCCAGGACCGCTGCATCAG GATTTTCAACATCAGTAGCGGCAAGCAGAGGAAGCTTTATAAAGGATCCCTCCGTGAGGATGGCAGCCTGCTCAGG ATTCAGATCGATCCATCGGGTCAGTATGTGGCCGCCAGCTGCTCCAATAAGAACATCAGCATCTTTGACTTCTACAGTGGCGAATGTGTGGCTACCATGATTGGACATTCCG AGATCGTCACCGGAATGAGGTTCACCAACGACTGCAAGCATTTGATCAGCGTGTCGGGGGACAG CTGCATCCTGGTGTGGCGTCTGGCCTCAGAGATGACCATCAGCATGAGACAGAGGCTCTGTCAGCTCAGGCAGGACGCAAACCCTCACAGGAGCGCCCCCCTCAG GCGAGAGGCCTACAGCGCTCCCGCTATGGTCAGCCTCTCCTCGGACGGTCACAACCACAAGTCCAACCGCCAGGAAGAGAACTCGACCATGAACACGTTCTCCGACAGCAGCCATGGCGAAGAAGACTCAG GCGGCTCCGATGCAGGACCTGACTGGGAAGCAACCAAA CCGGCGGTGGTGAGCACACCCAGCAGCAGTCGTCGTCCTCGCAGGCGCTGGTCCCGCCGCATGGGCTCCCTGGAGTTGATGGTGAAGTCCATGCTGGACCTGAGGCAGCTGGAGACCTTTGCCCCCAGCAAACACGCCGACCCCCACGCTGGCGGCGCAGACCGACACAGCACATCCTGCCTCCAGGAACCCACG CAGCACCTCGAGGAGCGGGCCAAGCATCGGCACAGGCAATGTCGTGATTGGACCAAAATGGACGGCACAGATGAGAACGAGGGGGAGACGGATCTACGAGACAT CATGGTGAGGGATCCACCCTGCGAGAAGGTCTTTGGCAAGAGCCAGGACAGCTACAGCCCAGACAGCGCCTGCTCGCTGGGCTACGAGAGCAGAGGGTCCAGTCCTGACGGAGCCCTTGATG ACTCTGCCGACGCAGCGTCACTCAGTCTGGACAGCTCGGATGACGATGAGGAGATGGAGGACGGCGGCGTTGAAGACCTGGAGGCAGAGAAGGTTGACACCACCAGCGTGGATGAAGCTCTTAAAGCGGTGACCTCCCAGCACCACAGCCGAGAAGACTTCCTCAAGCAGAACTTTGAGACGCTGGAAAATGGCTGTAGAGCAA CTGAGACCAGCAGAGTCCCAAGACTCAGCATGTCCTCACGCTTCCTGGCCAGAGGTCCCCAGAACAG tGGAGGTACCCCGTTTGCTAAAGTGCAAAAGACCCCCGGCAGCCCCTCTTCCAAGCCCCCTGTGTCGAAAGTAAGACCCTTGATGGAAGAAGTTGTGAGCAGAAACCCGGAGGATGAGACCCCCGCACCCCCCAGCACCAGCCATGGTccaaa CAGGGGGGCCACCGCCGTCTCTGCTCCCGTCCCGAGACTGCAGAAGAAGACAACATCCGCGTCCCACCTTTGGAGGCTCTCCACACCGCCGTCCAAACCCGTACCGCTTCCGGACGGAACCACGAGTCTGCAGAAGTCTCAGTCCGTCCAGAACCTGACCTTAGCCT CTCCACGCTCTCCACTGCCCTCTAGCGACCGGCTGGAGACGTGCAGGAGACCCCAGCATCTTTTTCTGGACCGTGACGCTCCCAAGCCCTCCTACTTGTCCTCGCCTTCCCCGGGGTCGCCGCAGTCTCCCCGCTCCCCTCACTCCTACATGAACCCCACGGCCAGCTCCTTGGCCAAGAGCAGCCGCTCCTCCTCGCTGGGTGAAGGCCTCCACGCCGCCCCTCTCGGCGTCTCCTCCTTTCCCTCCAGGACCAGGAGGTCATTGTCGGGGCATCCTGAGACGGAGTCGCCTGCACCGGCCTGCCTTCAGCCCACCGCCACCGTTCTGCCAACTCGTGTCCCTCTCAGCCCGCGACGCAGCCTCTGCTTGGACGTGAAGGCCGGCACAAGGACTTCCTGTCcatgtgatgtcacttcctctaCAGGATGCACGCAAG GTTTCTTTAATCTGTCCTCTCATTCAGAAGCTGATGAGAAGAGCCTGTCTGTGGCCGGGAG TACACAGGATGCGGCCCTTGGACGTGAAGAGCGCCCTCTGGCGGTGGAACATCTCAGTGCACCTCCCTCTGACGGCCATCCAGGTGTCCCGTTTGTTCCTACGCTGTCGCTCGCTACCCCTCCTCTTTTTCTTCGTCGTCATTCTCTCGCTCCACGCCGGCCGCCGCTGGCCGCCCGGCCCGTGTGTCAGTCTGCGTGTGTGGCGCCCGTGTCTCCTCCGTGTGTGGCGCCGCCCTCCTGCTGGCAGTGCCACGGCG gtgagTCCATCACCTTGGAAACGTGCAGGCAAGCTGTTGATGACCTTCACAGCAGTTTGAGAAGAACCATCACGCTCTACACGGCGGTCA GTGCTCCAGCGCCATCCACGGGCCGCAGGTGA